Proteins encoded together in one Desulfovibrio sp. UCD-KL4C window:
- a CDS encoding DUF4389 domain-containing protein: protein MENFTECKNSRIDILKRLLRTIVCIIAFALVRILVQAVVLFQYVYLLIFAKSSDPLRRFGNRLSAYTYQLLRYATLNDNRRPFPFSDLPETSNCEPPSSKIDFS, encoded by the coding sequence ATGGAAAACTTCACTGAATGCAAGAACAGTCGGATCGACATCCTCAAACGTTTACTGAGAACAATTGTATGCATAATTGCTTTTGCACTGGTCAGAATTTTAGTTCAGGCCGTAGTTCTTTTTCAATATGTCTACCTGCTGATTTTCGCCAAATCTTCCGACCCGCTTCGCAGATTCGGAAACCGACTCAGCGCTTATACTTATCAACTATTACGCTATGCAACGCTTAATGATAACCGGAGACCTTTCCCTTTTTCAGATCTACCGGAAACATCAAACTGTGAACCCCCTTCTTCTAAAATTGATTTTTCTTAA